In Thioalkalivibrio paradoxus ARh 1, the following are encoded in one genomic region:
- a CDS encoding sugar-transfer associated ATP-grasp domain-containing protein: protein MSGVKERAIRGLFRLREIQMRRSYNRRGRLHARRLGLPANANDEDAVAEYRKLWSRVAGNVDPAWYRIYSHVFGRGDPRFIPLDVYYVLVEPALNNARFGPAFGDKNGYDLLHGRFRKPRDFIRYIDGVYYDRAYQRIAAEAVKASVLPPGLVEPDVETVLVKPAIDTRKGQSIRKLWFRGGMLRDAAGSTVSLEALAREYARDFLVQECVRQHSCTARFNDSSLNSLRVYTYRSVQDDRIVPLHVLQKVGTAGSLVDQGMRIGIRPSGRYNRYGTDDDGVRYDSVNGIDLDSIEPFPFIVELHRRAVEVASRFVHHRVLGLDFAVREDGQILLLEANPHFIGLDQLQFHHGPLFGEFTQEVIEYCRNAPRVELLRTILR from the coding sequence ATGAGCGGTGTAAAGGAGCGGGCGATCCGCGGGCTGTTCCGCCTGCGCGAGATTCAGATGCGCCGATCCTACAATCGGAGGGGGCGTCTTCACGCCCGTCGCCTGGGGCTTCCGGCGAACGCGAACGACGAGGACGCGGTGGCCGAATACCGCAAGCTTTGGTCCCGGGTGGCGGGGAACGTCGATCCCGCCTGGTATCGGATCTACAGCCACGTGTTCGGTCGCGGCGACCCGCGCTTCATTCCGTTGGACGTCTACTACGTGCTCGTGGAACCGGCGCTGAACAATGCGCGGTTCGGCCCCGCGTTCGGCGACAAGAACGGGTATGACCTGCTGCATGGCCGGTTCCGGAAACCCCGGGATTTCATTCGTTACATCGACGGGGTTTACTACGATCGGGCTTACCAGCGGATTGCAGCGGAAGCAGTCAAGGCGTCCGTGCTACCTCCGGGCCTCGTCGAACCCGATGTCGAGACGGTACTGGTGAAACCGGCAATCGATACCCGAAAGGGACAGTCGATCCGCAAGCTCTGGTTCCGGGGCGGAATGCTGCGCGATGCCGCGGGTTCTACGGTCTCACTGGAGGCGCTTGCCCGCGAATACGCACGCGACTTCCTGGTGCAGGAATGCGTGCGGCAGCACTCCTGTACGGCCCGCTTTAACGACTCCTCGTTGAACAGTCTGCGGGTGTACACCTATCGTTCGGTCCAGGACGACCGAATCGTTCCGCTGCATGTGCTTCAGAAGGTCGGCACGGCGGGCAGCTTGGTCGATCAGGGGATGCGGATCGGCATTCGGCCCTCGGGCCGTTACAATCGGTATGGCACCGACGACGACGGTGTCCGGTACGACAGCGTGAACGGCATCGATCTCGACTCGATCGAACCCTTTCCCTTTATCGTGGAGCTGCACCGCCGCGCGGTCGAAGTGGCGTCCCGGTTTGTGCACCACCGGGTTCTGGGGCTGGATTTCGCGGTTCGGGAGGATGGACAGATCCTCCTGCTCGAGGCCAATCCGCACTTCATCGGGCTCGACCAGCTGCAGTTTCATCACGGACCGCTGTTCGGAGAATTCACGCAGGAGGTGATCGAGTACTGCCGCAATGCGCCCAGGGTCGAATTGCTGCGTACGATTCTGCGTTGA
- a CDS encoding sugar-transfer associated ATP-grasp domain-containing protein — MTVRTGTQELVPRDMPTVPYRKRVKRLFGDAVFRYQCFRSRQQAHRVRERIVARQGFSRVDSRVRREIRNYSRAAFGSTSFWPWLAAYTEVHGSFVRGWIPDELLVYRLFPRANPIDIAHVSLHKTLDYRLFGDMCIRPVLIFAGGCIHDADYTRIGIDQAREVLKRHDGEVVIKRDGGSGGDDIFFVHALELDPQRYLNEGNWVVQPAVRQHDDLAKPYPHSVNTIRFLTTLDSRSNIRVLFALLRLGANGARVDNIAKGGRFLYLNADGRALTHAIDDLGIEFEDCHPDSGYAYRAITVPQFAQARSLCIEAHRRFPYAAIVGWDVVIDAGGRPRLLEWNARLPHSWMNEPHRGPLWDVDDPRLRPSPPGHPHGTGG, encoded by the coding sequence GTGACCGTGCGCACGGGCACCCAGGAGCTGGTTCCCCGCGACATGCCGACCGTCCCCTACAGGAAGCGCGTAAAGAGGCTGTTCGGCGACGCGGTCTTTCGATACCAGTGCTTTCGATCCCGGCAACAGGCGCACCGGGTACGCGAACGGATCGTCGCCCGGCAAGGGTTTTCGAGGGTCGACTCCCGGGTGCGGAGGGAGATCCGGAACTATTCCCGGGCGGCGTTCGGCAGTACGTCTTTCTGGCCATGGCTCGCGGCCTACACCGAGGTGCACGGGTCGTTCGTACGCGGCTGGATTCCGGACGAACTGTTGGTGTATCGGCTGTTCCCGCGCGCGAACCCGATCGACATTGCCCATGTATCGCTGCACAAGACGCTGGATTACCGCCTGTTCGGCGACATGTGCATCCGGCCGGTGCTGATCTTTGCCGGTGGCTGCATTCACGACGCGGACTACACCCGGATTGGCATCGATCAGGCGCGCGAGGTACTGAAGCGTCATGACGGCGAGGTCGTGATCAAGCGCGATGGAGGCTCCGGTGGCGATGACATTTTCTTCGTGCACGCCCTGGAGCTGGATCCTCAACGCTACTTGAACGAAGGCAACTGGGTCGTGCAGCCGGCGGTACGCCAGCACGACGACCTTGCGAAGCCTTATCCTCACTCGGTGAACACGATCCGGTTTCTGACCACCCTGGATAGCCGCTCGAACATCCGGGTCCTGTTCGCACTCCTGCGGCTCGGGGCCAATGGAGCCCGGGTCGACAACATTGCGAAGGGCGGGCGTTTTCTCTACCTGAACGCCGACGGTCGGGCGCTGACCCACGCGATCGACGATCTGGGAATCGAGTTCGAGGATTGCCATCCGGACAGCGGATACGCGTACCGTGCCATCACCGTGCCGCAGTTTGCGCAGGCGAGAAGCCTGTGCATCGAGGCACATCGTCGTTTTCCCTACGCGGCGATCGTCGGCTGGGACGTGGTCATCGATGCCGGCGGCCGACCGCGTCTGCTGGAATGGAATGCCAGGCTTCCCCACTCCTGGATGAACGAGCCGCACCGGGGGCCTCTGTGGGATGTCGATGATCCGCGGCTGCGGCCGTCTCCACCTGGACACCCGCATGGCACGGGCGGCTGA
- a CDS encoding ABC transporter ATP-binding protein, producing the protein MALVQASGLHKTYRTGDVSVHAVRGVDFSIESGGFVAFVGPSGSGKSTVLNMIGCLDRPTGGTLRVLDTDVASLGRREAADFRGANLGFVFQDFNLIPVLSAAENIEYPLLMVQNWPLAQRRARVAELLEAVGIADRADKRPDQLSGGQKQRVAVARALASKPKLVLADEPTANLDHVTALRIIDLMKAMRDEFGTTFVFSTHDPRIVDAAEEVFHLEDGRIVNGAGGTA; encoded by the coding sequence ATGGCCCTGGTCCAGGCATCGGGTCTGCACAAGACGTATCGCACCGGCGATGTCAGCGTGCATGCTGTTCGAGGTGTCGACTTCTCGATCGAGTCCGGTGGCTTCGTGGCCTTCGTCGGGCCGTCCGGCAGCGGCAAGAGCACGGTGCTGAACATGATCGGCTGCCTCGACCGCCCCACGGGCGGGACGCTGCGCGTGCTGGACACGGACGTCGCGTCCCTCGGAAGGCGTGAGGCCGCAGACTTCCGGGGGGCGAATCTAGGCTTCGTGTTTCAGGATTTCAACCTGATCCCGGTGCTGAGCGCGGCCGAGAACATCGAGTATCCGCTGTTGATGGTGCAGAACTGGCCGCTGGCGCAGCGCCGGGCGCGGGTGGCCGAACTGCTCGAAGCGGTCGGCATCGCCGACCGTGCGGACAAACGACCGGACCAGCTTTCGGGTGGCCAGAAGCAGCGGGTCGCGGTCGCCCGCGCGCTCGCGTCGAAGCCGAAACTGGTGCTGGCCGACGAACCCACCGCGAATCTCGACCATGTGACCGCGTTGCGAATCATCGACCTGATGAAGGCGATGCGCGACGAATTCGGGACCACGTTCGTTTTCTCCACTCATGACCCGCGTATCGTCGACGCGGCCGAGGAAGTCTTCCACCTGGAGGACGGCCGGATCGTGAATGGCGCCGGAGGCACGGCATGA
- a CDS encoding ABC transporter permease, which yields MIRVLRLSARNLVRYWRRSLLTSGLIVLGMVAVLLFVAVSASFKQIMIGQITDSMLGHLQVHQRGYVASIENLPLNLNMKPEMVARVEALLREMPEVEAVTPRLKFGAMLSDFEETTNIRLNGVDPEREAAAMPLLAGRLLDGEIRNGLLEPGALLLPELLARGMGVQVGDTVVLVATNVDGSVNGRTFLVQGVLDAVTGPGGRDGYLHIDDARALLRMDAPEVNQIAIRLQDPGQTERVARRLEQRLGDIVNPRGQPLLTVHTWDQLTPFANIARMIDLLDLFIRIMLVGIVLIAVMNVMIMSVYERVREIGTIAAIGTPPARILLLFVGEGVLLGVVGTLVGTLISLGVVQLLNVWPLEFAFGRQEIVLAPALALGDVLWVAAIVVAVAAAASLQPAWKAARMDPNTALRHV from the coding sequence ATGATCCGGGTGCTGCGGTTGTCGGCGCGCAACCTCGTGCGGTACTGGCGCCGCAGCCTGCTGACCTCGGGGCTGATCGTGCTCGGGATGGTCGCTGTGTTGCTGTTCGTCGCGGTGTCGGCCTCCTTCAAGCAGATCATGATCGGACAGATCACCGACTCGATGCTCGGGCATCTGCAGGTACACCAGCGTGGGTACGTCGCGTCGATCGAGAACCTGCCGCTGAATCTGAACATGAAGCCCGAGATGGTCGCCCGGGTCGAGGCCCTGCTTCGGGAGATGCCGGAGGTGGAGGCGGTCACACCACGGCTGAAATTCGGCGCCATGCTCAGTGACTTCGAGGAGACCACCAATATCCGGCTGAACGGCGTGGACCCGGAGCGCGAAGCAGCGGCGATGCCACTGCTGGCCGGGCGACTGCTCGATGGCGAGATCCGCAACGGTCTGCTGGAGCCCGGTGCGCTCCTGCTCCCGGAGCTGCTTGCCCGCGGCATGGGAGTGCAGGTAGGCGACACGGTGGTTCTGGTCGCGACCAATGTCGATGGTTCGGTGAACGGAAGAACCTTCCTCGTGCAAGGCGTCCTCGACGCGGTGACCGGGCCTGGTGGTCGGGACGGCTACCTGCATATCGATGATGCCCGTGCGCTGCTGCGCATGGATGCGCCGGAGGTGAACCAGATCGCGATCCGGCTTCAGGATCCCGGTCAGACCGAGCGCGTGGCGCGCCGTCTCGAACAGAGGCTCGGCGACATCGTGAATCCGCGTGGACAGCCGCTGCTGACCGTTCACACCTGGGATCAGTTGACGCCGTTTGCGAACATCGCGCGCATGATCGATCTGCTCGATCTGTTCATCCGCATCATGCTGGTCGGGATCGTGCTGATTGCGGTGATGAACGTGATGATCATGTCGGTCTACGAGCGCGTGCGCGAGATTGGCACGATTGCCGCGATCGGGACACCGCCGGCCCGGATCCTCTTGCTGTTCGTGGGCGAGGGCGTGCTGCTGGGCGTAGTCGGCACTCTCGTCGGCACGCTGATCAGCCTCGGGGTGGTCCAGCTGCTGAACGTCTGGCCCCTGGAGTTCGCTTTCGGGCGCCAGGAGATCGTGCTGGCCCCCGCGCTGGCGCTCGGCGATGTCCTGTGGGTGGCCGCGATCGTCGTCGCGGTCGCGGCGGCCGCCAGTCTGCAGCCGGCGTGGAAGGCCGCGCGAATGGACCCGAACACCGCGTTACGGCATGTGTAG
- a CDS encoding outer membrane lipoprotein-sorting protein, producing MIRSIRTRFAAIVLLAILGCGPLWAVDADALLAEVDQRMQPGALEMYRKIINVEPDGRSREFVLYTVRSGADSMAAVFLDPASERGRSTLRLGENMWLYIPDVGRPIRITSLQSVVGGVFSNTDILRLDFSVEYTATLLEDDGEQYVLDLQARGPEVAYDRLKMWVDQQTLTPAKIEAYAATGLLIKTLEYSRITDFGDGIVRPAMLETTSPLQRGYRSVMLFSGIARRDFPDEVFSLSYLPRIGDLRR from the coding sequence ATGATCCGATCGATCCGAACCCGCTTTGCCGCCATTGTCCTGCTCGCGATCCTCGGCTGCGGACCGCTCTGGGCCGTGGACGCGGATGCACTGCTCGCGGAGGTCGACCAGCGCATGCAGCCGGGTGCGCTCGAGATGTATCGGAAGATCATCAACGTCGAACCCGACGGTCGCTCGCGCGAATTCGTGCTGTACACGGTACGCAGCGGCGCCGACAGCATGGCGGCGGTGTTCCTGGATCCCGCGAGCGAGCGCGGCCGCTCGACACTGCGCCTCGGGGAAAACATGTGGCTTTACATTCCCGATGTCGGCAGGCCGATCAGGATCACCAGCCTGCAGTCGGTCGTCGGTGGCGTGTTCAGCAACACGGATATCCTGCGTCTGGATTTCAGCGTCGAGTACACCGCGACCCTGCTTGAAGACGACGGGGAGCAGTACGTGCTCGATCTCCAGGCCCGCGGACCCGAGGTCGCCTACGATCGCTTGAAGATGTGGGTGGACCAGCAGACCCTGACGCCGGCGAAGATCGAGGCCTACGCGGCCACCGGCCTGCTGATCAAGACATTGGAGTACAGCCGGATCACCGATTTCGGCGACGGCATCGTGCGGCCCGCGATGCTCGAAACGACCAGCCCGCTGCAGCGCGGCTATCGCTCGGTGATGCTGTTCTCCGGGATCGCCCGGCGCGATTTTCCGGATGAAGTGTTCTCGCTGAGCTACCTGCCCAGGATCGGGGATCTGCGGCGTTGA
- a CDS encoding NmrA/HSCARG family protein, giving the protein MAAVRTIVVIGATGAQGGGLARAIRSDPEGHFQVRALTRNAQSEPARELTRIGAEVVEANLDDVQSLKKAFEGAWGAYCVTNFWEHFSPERELSQAANMAEAAAAAGLGHVIWSTLEDTRKWVPLDDDRMPTLMGRYKVPHFDAKGEANQAFTERGVPTTCLLTSFYWENFIYFGLGPKRGSDGVYAITMPMGDAKLPGIGCEDIGRCALGIFKRGGDYIGRTVGIAGEHLTGAQMAAAMGRALGVEVRYNDVPPDVYRGFGFQGADDLGNMFQFKRDFNAEFCGARDVDQARFLNPALETFDQWLARNRDRIPLG; this is encoded by the coding sequence ATGGCTGCTGTGAGAACCATCGTTGTCATCGGCGCCACCGGGGCCCAGGGGGGCGGGCTGGCACGCGCCATACGCAGCGATCCGGAAGGCCACTTTCAGGTACGCGCCCTGACGCGCAATGCCCAGTCGGAGCCCGCCCGGGAACTGACTCGGATCGGCGCGGAGGTGGTGGAGGCGAACCTGGACGATGTACAGAGCCTCAAGAAGGCATTCGAGGGGGCCTGGGGCGCATACTGCGTCACCAACTTCTGGGAGCATTTCTCCCCGGAGCGGGAGCTGTCCCAGGCGGCCAACATGGCCGAGGCGGCTGCGGCGGCGGGGCTAGGGCATGTGATCTGGTCGACCCTGGAGGACACCCGCAAGTGGGTGCCGCTGGATGACGACCGGATGCCCACGCTCATGGGTCGGTACAAGGTGCCGCATTTCGACGCCAAGGGCGAAGCCAATCAGGCATTCACCGAGCGCGGTGTCCCGACCACCTGCCTGCTCACCTCGTTCTACTGGGAAAACTTCATCTACTTCGGCCTGGGTCCGAAGCGCGGGTCCGACGGCGTGTACGCCATCACCATGCCCATGGGCGATGCCAAGCTGCCGGGCATCGGCTGCGAGGACATCGGCCGCTGCGCCTTGGGCATCTTCAAGCGGGGCGGTGACTATATCGGCCGGACGGTAGGCATCGCGGGCGAGCATCTGACGGGGGCTCAAATGGCAGCGGCCATGGGCCGTGCTCTAGGCGTCGAGGTCCGTTACAACGACGTGCCCCCCGATGTGTACCGGGGCTTCGGTTTCCAGGGCGCCGACGATCTGGGCAACATGTTTCAGTTCAAGCGCGACTTCAATGCCGAATTCTGCGGCGCCCGTGACGTGGACCAGGCACGGTTTCTCAACCCAGCGCTCGAGACCTTTGATCAGTGGCTCGCGCGCAATCGGGATCGAATCCCCCTGGGGTAG
- a CDS encoding Uma2 family endonuclease, translating into MQPGEDLDRSTARVDRVEKLPIYAAAGVRHAWLIDPDLRTLEAFENHDGRWLLLAARENDNPVQLPPFDAISFSLDALWAD; encoded by the coding sequence TTGCAACCGGGCGAGGACCTCGACAGATCGACCGCGCGGGTCGACCGGGTGGAGAAACTGCCAATCTATGCCGCGGCCGGGGTGCGTCACGCGTGGCTGATCGATCCCGATCTGCGGACGCTGGAGGCTTTCGAGAACCACGACGGCCGCTGGCTGCTGTTGGCCGCACGGGAAAACGACAACCCGGTCCAGTTGCCGCCGTTCGACGCGATCTCGTTTTCGCTGGACGCCCTGTGGGCCGACTGA
- a CDS encoding TMEM175 family protein, whose amino-acid sequence MFGWLRGSGQGAAQERFSPAPHRLEALSDGVFAIVLTLLALELRLPDAAHDARFTDVIAGNAALIGSYAVSFFIVGLLWKLHHMVLERIGRGVAGIHVLNLAFLATVTLTPWSLGNLTSFPGDAVAVATFSGLLLAAWLILIAILTSALAGQGHDEAQRLRIRQLRVSLSSGPLVAAASIAIAPFSTDAALYVWLALIPLSALRRRFAR is encoded by the coding sequence ATGTTCGGCTGGTTACGCGGATCGGGGCAGGGGGCAGCGCAGGAGCGGTTTTCGCCGGCGCCGCATAGGCTGGAGGCATTGTCGGACGGCGTCTTCGCCATCGTTCTGACGCTGCTCGCACTCGAACTGCGACTGCCGGACGCTGCGCATGATGCGCGTTTCACCGACGTCATTGCCGGCAATGCGGCCTTGATCGGCAGCTATGCCGTCTCGTTCTTCATCGTCGGCTTGTTGTGGAAGCTGCACCATATGGTGCTGGAGCGGATCGGGCGCGGCGTCGCCGGCATTCACGTCCTCAACCTCGCCTTTCTCGCGACCGTGACGCTGACGCCGTGGTCGCTCGGCAACCTCACCAGCTTCCCCGGCGATGCCGTCGCGGTCGCGACCTTTTCCGGGCTACTGCTCGCGGCCTGGCTGATCTTGATCGCGATCCTAACCTCGGCGCTGGCGGGGCAGGGGCACGACGAGGCGCAGCGGTTGCGCATCCGGCAATTGCGCGTCAGCCTGAGCAGCGGTCCGCTCGTCGCCGCTGCCTCGATCGCGATCGCGCCGTTTTCCACCGATGCCGCACTTTATGTCTGGCTCGCGCTGATACCGCTGTCGGCATTGAGGCGCCGTTTCGCGCGATAG
- a CDS encoding DUF6790 family protein, translating into MTSHGSFIAAFHILFLLIPPVSAALWWHHRRNIGARYRPILLKHLVFVGVGVQGFMAGLKQIFTGESIAAYLDWAYSPFVAELGLMNLSFGILGLIAPFASRGFLIATSLGYGIFLIGAATGHLYDVINTGNLALGNIGPTLWSDILIPLVLLWLILATRENAKAA; encoded by the coding sequence ATGACCTCCCACGGTTCGTTCATCGCCGCGTTCCACATCCTTTTCCTGCTGATTCCGCCCGTGAGCGCCGCGCTCTGGTGGCACCATCGTCGGAACATCGGGGCGCGGTATCGGCCGATCCTCCTGAAGCATCTCGTGTTCGTCGGCGTGGGCGTCCAGGGGTTCATGGCGGGGCTGAAGCAGATCTTTACCGGCGAAAGCATCGCGGCCTATCTCGACTGGGCCTACAGCCCCTTTGTCGCCGAGCTCGGCCTGATGAATCTGTCCTTCGGGATTCTCGGCCTGATCGCGCCCTTCGCCTCGCGCGGCTTTCTGATCGCGACCTCGCTTGGCTACGGTATCTTCCTCATCGGCGCGGCGACCGGGCATCTTTACGACGTGATCAACACGGGCAATCTGGCGCTCGGCAATATCGGGCCGACCCTGTGGTCCGACATACTGATCCCGCTCGTCCTGCTCTGGTTGATTCTTGCTACGCGCGAGAACGCAAAGGCCGCGTGA
- a CDS encoding LysR family transcriptional regulator, with translation MDLNESAVFVKVVQMRSFSAAARQLGLPTSTVSTRVARLERRLGVTLLQRTTRRLSLTELGEIYFHHAAAGLGHMLEAEAAVTASMGEPTGRLRVTAPTDLGDTILVGLLERLRRSYPRIDVDLSLTESYLDLVAKGVDVAIRAGELRDSTLIAKRVGIACWALFSSPDYLDAAPPLASPRGLRRHRCLQFTSFGKSQWTLSNRKDSVTVPMDGNLIVNDLGVIRLLTQRGQGIGILPTYICREDIEARRLVRVLPTWQARADPVHLVYPRQRFVPPKLRAFMDVAASELGGLLNG, from the coding sequence ATGGATCTCAACGAGAGCGCGGTGTTCGTGAAGGTGGTGCAAATGCGGAGTTTCAGCGCTGCCGCCCGGCAACTCGGCCTGCCGACCTCCACGGTAAGCACGCGGGTTGCCCGCCTGGAGCGGCGGCTCGGCGTGACCTTGCTGCAACGCACCACCCGCCGGCTCAGTCTCACCGAACTCGGCGAGATCTATTTCCATCACGCGGCCGCCGGACTCGGACACATGCTCGAAGCGGAGGCCGCTGTGACGGCATCCATGGGCGAACCAACGGGTCGGCTACGGGTAACGGCACCCACAGACCTTGGCGATACCATCCTGGTCGGCTTGCTCGAACGGCTGCGCAGATCCTACCCGCGTATCGACGTCGATCTGTCCCTCACGGAAAGCTACTTGGACCTGGTGGCCAAGGGCGTCGATGTCGCCATCCGGGCCGGCGAGCTGCGCGACTCGACCCTGATCGCGAAACGGGTCGGTATCGCGTGTTGGGCACTGTTTTCGAGCCCGGACTATCTCGATGCCGCACCGCCGCTGGCATCACCACGTGGCCTTCGCCGGCACCGTTGCCTCCAGTTCACGTCATTCGGCAAATCGCAATGGACACTATCGAATCGCAAGGACAGTGTGACTGTACCGATGGATGGCAACCTGATCGTCAATGACCTGGGCGTGATTCGCCTGTTGACCCAGCGCGGGCAGGGAATCGGGATACTGCCCACCTACATTTGCCGTGAAGACATCGAAGCGAGAAGGCTGGTGAGGGTGCTCCCCACCTGGCAGGCCCGAGCGGATCCCGTCCATCTGGTCTACCCGCGCCAGCGTTTCGTGCCGCCCAAACTGCGGGCTTTCATGGATGTTGCGGCCTCGGAACTGGGCGGGCTGCTCAACGGCTGA
- a CDS encoding pirin family protein, translated as MKKLTYIKRSNSGHWVGDGFPVRTVFSYHDLGDEISPFLLMDYAGPHHFEPTSRRRGVGAHPHRGFETVTIVYHGEVSHRDTTGAGGTIGTGDVQWMTAGSGLLHEEFHSDDYAQRGGPFEMIQLWVNLPASDKMTAPAYQGITHDQIPRVPLPDGAGTVRVIAGRYGEAAGAARTFTPINVWDMRLQAGGRVSLELPPGHSTALFVLSGLIRVDGQTVGPAELAVLERDGSTLGFEAAQDSVVLLLGGQPLNEPVVGHGPFVMNTREEIAQAVRDFNAGRFGQMPSSP; from the coding sequence ATGAAAAAGCTCACCTACATCAAGCGCAGCAACAGCGGCCACTGGGTCGGCGATGGATTCCCCGTCCGCACCGTTTTCTCCTACCACGACCTGGGGGACGAGATTTCCCCGTTCCTGCTGATGGACTATGCGGGTCCGCACCATTTCGAACCCACCAGCCGGCGACGGGGTGTCGGCGCGCACCCTCATCGCGGGTTCGAGACCGTCACCATCGTCTATCACGGCGAAGTGTCGCATCGGGATACGACCGGGGCCGGAGGGACCATCGGCACCGGCGACGTGCAGTGGATGACCGCAGGATCGGGGCTTCTGCATGAGGAATTCCACAGCGACGACTACGCGCAGCGTGGCGGCCCCTTCGAGATGATCCAGCTCTGGGTCAATCTGCCGGCGAGCGACAAGATGACCGCGCCGGCCTACCAGGGCATCACGCACGACCAGATCCCGCGGGTTCCTCTTCCCGACGGGGCCGGCACCGTGCGCGTGATTGCCGGCCGGTACGGCGAGGCGGCAGGCGCGGCCCGCACGTTCACGCCGATCAATGTCTGGGATATGCGGCTTCAGGCCGGTGGACGCGTTTCGCTCGAATTGCCGCCGGGGCACAGCACGGCGCTGTTCGTGTTGAGCGGGCTGATCCGCGTCGACGGCCAGACGGTCGGCCCGGCGGAACTGGCCGTACTGGAGCGCGACGGCTCGACGCTGGGCTTCGAGGCCGCCCAGGACAGCGTCGTCCTGCTGCTCGGTGGCCAGCCGCTGAACGAGCCGGTCGTCGGGCATGGCCCGTTTGTCATGAACACCCGCGAGGAGATTGCGCAGGCCGTGCGCGACTTCAACGCCGGTCGGTTCGGGCAAATGCCCTCGTCGCCCTGA
- the ycaC gene encoding isochorismate family cysteine hydrolase YcaC, translated as MTKPYVRLNKDDAAVLLVDHQAGLLSLVRDLNPDTFRNNVLALAALARYFELPTVLTTSFESGPNGPLMTELKETFPEAPYIARPGQINAWDNDAFVQAVRATGRKQLIIAGIVTEVCVAFPSLSALEEGYEVFVVTDASGTFNALTRDAAWQRMAAAGAQLMTWFGVACELHRDWRNDVEGLGTLFAEHIPDYRNLMNSYASLQAAQ; from the coding sequence ATGACCAAACCCTATGTTCGACTGAACAAAGACGATGCCGCCGTCCTGCTGGTGGACCATCAAGCCGGGCTCCTGTCGCTGGTGCGCGATCTCAATCCCGATACGTTCCGGAACAATGTCCTGGCCCTGGCCGCGCTTGCCCGGTACTTTGAACTGCCGACCGTGCTGACCACGAGTTTCGAGTCCGGCCCGAATGGCCCCTTGATGACCGAGCTCAAGGAGACCTTTCCGGAGGCGCCGTACATCGCGCGTCCCGGTCAGATCAATGCCTGGGACAACGATGCGTTCGTGCAGGCGGTCAGGGCCACCGGCAGGAAACAATTGATCATTGCCGGGATTGTCACCGAAGTCTGCGTGGCTTTTCCGTCGCTCTCGGCGCTGGAAGAGGGTTACGAGGTCTTCGTGGTCACTGATGCCTCCGGGACGTTCAACGCCCTTACCCGCGACGCGGCGTGGCAGCGCATGGCCGCCGCCGGTGCGCAGTTGATGACCTGGTTCGGGGTGGCCTGTGAACTGCATCGCGATTGGCGCAACGATGTAGAGGGCCTGGGGACACTGTTCGCGGAACACATCCCGGATTATCGGAATCTGATGAACAGCTACGCGAGTTTGCAGGCAGCCCAATAG